In Maridesulfovibrio frigidus DSM 17176, a genomic segment contains:
- the lpxD gene encoding UDP-3-O-(3-hydroxymyristoyl)glucosamine N-acyltransferase, with protein sequence MLLSELAKALGLTLSGKDTEITGVNTLEHAGPTDLTFLANAKYESQLETTKAAAVVLSAEYADKVESAIISENPYMDLAKAMHVFSKPQGCLTGIHELAFIHPDADVDETATVYPFAFIGKGAKIGPNTKVFSGTYVGEDSVVGPGCILYPNCSIMAGIELGSGVIIQPGSVIGGDGFGYAQVSGKHMKIPQIGSVKLGDHVEVGSNTTIDRAALDVTRIGSGTKIDNLVQIAHNVVTGEDCLIISQSGIAGSTKLGNNVILAAQAGLVDNITVGDGAIIGAQAGVSNSVPAGFVGSGSPLLEKGNFLRSSISIKKLPDMGRKLSALEKRIKILEAALEKGNDND encoded by the coding sequence ATGCTTTTATCAGAACTTGCAAAGGCCCTAGGCCTGACTCTTTCAGGTAAAGATACAGAAATAACCGGAGTTAACACTCTGGAACATGCTGGTCCTACTGATCTCACTTTTTTGGCTAATGCTAAATATGAGAGTCAGTTGGAAACGACTAAAGCTGCTGCTGTCGTGCTTAGTGCAGAATATGCAGATAAGGTTGAGTCGGCTATTATCAGTGAAAATCCTTATATGGATTTAGCTAAAGCCATGCATGTTTTTTCTAAGCCTCAGGGGTGTCTAACAGGCATTCATGAACTGGCTTTTATTCATCCTGATGCTGATGTTGATGAAACTGCAACCGTTTACCCTTTCGCCTTCATTGGTAAAGGTGCTAAAATAGGTCCCAATACCAAGGTCTTTTCCGGTACGTATGTCGGCGAAGATTCTGTTGTCGGGCCTGGTTGTATTCTTTATCCAAACTGCTCGATAATGGCAGGCATAGAACTTGGCTCCGGAGTTATAATCCAGCCTGGATCCGTTATCGGCGGTGATGGATTCGGCTATGCTCAGGTTTCGGGCAAGCACATGAAGATTCCTCAGATTGGCTCAGTAAAACTTGGCGATCATGTTGAGGTTGGGTCAAATACTACAATTGATCGTGCTGCACTTGATGTTACTCGGATTGGATCTGGAACTAAAATAGATAATCTTGTTCAGATTGCTCATAATGTTGTAACTGGCGAAGATTGCTTGATTATTTCGCAGTCTGGTATTGCTGGTTCAACTAAGCTTGGTAACAATGTTATTTTAGCGGCTCAGGCCGGTCTTGTTGATAATATTACCGTCGGTGACGGTGCTATCATCGGGGCGCAGGCTGGAGTTTCGAATAGTGTTCCTGCTGGATTTGTTGGTTCAGGCTCACCTCTTTTGGAAAAAGGTAATTTTTTGAGAAGTTCAATCTCAATTAAAAAACTACCGGATATGGGACGCAAGCTTTCAGCTCTTGAAAAACGAATTAAGATTCTTGAGGCTGCTCTCGAAAAAGGAAACGATAATGACTAA
- the lysS gene encoding lysine--tRNA ligase, which produces MPLLEALQAQNELNEVLKNRVEKACTLLDEGVKLYPNDFSKDTDVSFIWDNYDETDTEGLQSLGKKFKMAGRILTLRSFGKVAFFHLQDPTGRIQIYAARDDLGVELYKIFKKFDIGDIVGVEGELFRTKTDELTLKADTVSLITKSMRPLPEKYHGLKDVETRYRQRYVDLIVTPRAREIFQKRTAIVRSLRNYLDNRGFMEVETPMMQSIPGGAAAKPFETHHNAFDMKLYLRIAPELYLKRLLVGGFEKVYEINRNFRNEGISTQHNPEFTMLEFYWAYANFVDLMDLTEDMLSWICKEVNGDTKVTYQEEVIDLTPGAWHRVAFHESLETIGDVSPEIYKDYDKCKELVRNLGEKAVEGEKLGKLQAKLFDLLVEPKLIQPHFIYHYPTDISPLSRRNEENPDLTDRFELFVCGRELANAFSELNDPVDQRGRFMDQVAEKEAGDDEAHFMDDDYIRALEYGMPPAAGQGIGIDRLVMLLTDSPSIREVILFPLLKSEAPSGTGGA; this is translated from the coding sequence ATGCCCCTGCTCGAGGCTCTGCAAGCTCAGAACGAACTCAATGAGGTTCTGAAGAATCGCGTTGAAAAGGCTTGTACCCTTCTTGATGAAGGTGTGAAGCTTTATCCAAACGACTTCAGTAAAGATACAGATGTTTCATTTATTTGGGACAATTACGACGAAACAGATACTGAGGGACTGCAGTCTCTAGGTAAAAAGTTTAAGATGGCGGGCAGAATACTTACTCTGCGTTCCTTCGGTAAAGTCGCATTCTTTCACCTTCAAGATCCAACCGGCAGAATTCAAATTTATGCCGCAAGGGATGATCTTGGTGTAGAACTGTATAAAATATTTAAGAAATTTGACATCGGTGACATTGTCGGCGTTGAGGGAGAACTCTTCAGAACTAAAACTGATGAGTTGACTCTGAAAGCGGACACGGTCAGCCTGATTACTAAATCTATGCGTCCGCTTCCTGAGAAGTATCATGGACTTAAGGATGTAGAGACCAGATATCGCCAGCGTTATGTCGATCTGATCGTTACCCCTCGGGCCCGTGAAATTTTCCAGAAGCGAACAGCTATTGTTCGCTCCCTTCGCAATTACCTTGATAACAGGGGCTTTATGGAAGTTGAAACTCCCATGATGCAGTCAATTCCGGGCGGGGCGGCAGCTAAACCTTTCGAAACTCATCATAATGCTTTTGATATGAAGCTATATCTGCGCATTGCACCAGAGCTTTATCTTAAACGATTGCTTGTTGGTGGTTTTGAAAAAGTTTACGAAATCAACCGTAACTTCCGTAATGAGGGGATATCCACTCAGCATAACCCAGAGTTCACAATGCTTGAATTCTACTGGGCATATGCCAATTTCGTGGACCTTATGGATCTTACCGAAGATATGCTTTCCTGGATTTGTAAGGAAGTTAACGGTGATACTAAGGTTACTTATCAGGAAGAAGTTATTGATCTGACTCCGGGAGCATGGCATCGCGTGGCGTTCCATGAATCTTTGGAAACAATCGGTGATGTATCTCCTGAAATTTATAAGGATTATGACAAGTGTAAAGAGCTCGTCAGAAATCTAGGTGAAAAAGCTGTTGAAGGCGAAAAACTTGGTAAGCTTCAAGCTAAACTGTTTGATCTTCTTGTTGAGCCTAAGCTGATTCAGCCTCATTTTATTTATCATTATCCAACTGATATATCTCCTCTTTCCAGAAGGAATGAAGAGAACCCAGACCTTACAGACCGTTTTGAACTGTTTGTTTGTGGTCGCGAGCTTGCCAATGCCTTCTCAGAACTCAATGATCCTGTAGATCAGCGTGGCAGATTTATGGATCAGGTTGCTGAGAAAGAAGCTGGCGATGATGAAGCCCACTTTATGGATGATGACTATATTCGTGCTCTTGAGTACGGAATGCCTCCGGCAGCAGGGCAGGGTATCGGTATCGATAGACTTGTTATGTTGCTGACAGACAGCCCATCTATTAGAGAGGTTATTCTGTTCCCACTTCTTAAATCTGAAGCTCCGTCCGGCACTGGTGGCGCATGA
- the fabZ gene encoding 3-hydroxyacyl-ACP dehydratase FabZ, translating to MTKNSADHLDIQKIMSLLPHRYPFLLVDRVEELIPGEHIKAYKNVTINEPFFQGHFPGLPVMPGVLIIEALAQAGGMIVLSIDGIDVENKVFLFTGINNVKFRRPVVPGDKLELNVTKTRNKMNIWKMTCTASVDGEIAASGEVSAAIVDRGAL from the coding sequence ATGACTAAAAATAGTGCTGATCACTTAGATATACAAAAAATTATGTCTCTCCTGCCTCACCGTTATCCTTTTCTATTGGTAGACAGGGTAGAAGAGCTTATTCCAGGCGAGCATATTAAAGCTTATAAAAATGTCACAATCAATGAACCTTTTTTTCAGGGTCACTTTCCCGGTTTGCCAGTTATGCCGGGGGTTTTGATTATTGAAGCTCTTGCTCAAGCAGGCGGAATGATCGTCCTTAGTATTGACGGAATTGATGTTGAAAATAAGGTGTTTTTGTTTACCGGTATCAACAACGTTAAATTTCGCAGACCCGTAGTTCCTGGTGATAAACTTGAACTTAATGTCACCAAAACTCGTAATAAGATGAATATTTGGAAAATGACATGTACCGCTTCAGTTGATGGTGAAATTGCAGCTTCTGGTGAAGTTTCCGCTGCCATCGTAGACAGGGGGGCGTTATAG
- a CDS encoding OmpH family outer membrane protein, whose translation MRKILFVVLALMLAFQTQAFAATQKIGVASMGKLIKESEAGQAAQKQMEKKFESSKVKLQSKQKELEALKQSLQKQSLVLSLEAKQDKELEFKRKVRDYQDLAQATQRKMQAEEQKVGTPVLEIIKKAVDTYAKANAFTAIFDKGTSGFLYVEDSVDVTNEILLEMNRAFRAAKK comes from the coding sequence ATGCGTAAAATTTTATTTGTAGTTCTTGCTTTGATGTTAGCTTTCCAGACTCAGGCTTTTGCTGCGACCCAGAAAATCGGTGTTGCTTCAATGGGTAAATTAATCAAAGAATCTGAAGCAGGTCAGGCTGCACAGAAGCAAATGGAAAAGAAGTTTGAATCTTCAAAGGTTAAACTTCAGTCTAAGCAGAAAGAACTTGAAGCTCTTAAGCAGTCTTTGCAGAAGCAGTCTCTTGTTTTGTCTTTAGAAGCTAAGCAGGATAAGGAACTAGAATTCAAACGTAAAGTACGTGATTACCAGGATCTTGCTCAGGCAACCCAGAGAAAAATGCAGGCAGAAGAGCAGAAAGTCGGAACTCCTGTTTTGGAAATTATCAAAAAAGCTGTTGACACTTATGCCAAGGCTAACGCTTTCACAGCAATTTTTGATAAGGGAACTTCAGGCTTTTTATATGTTGAAGATTCCGTTGACGTGACTAATGAAATTCTTCTTGAAATGAACCGTGCTTTCAGAGCTGCTAAAAAGTAG
- the bamA gene encoding outer membrane protein assembly factor BamA has product MSRIKILFLLIAATLAFSLNFEAEKAHAEGASDVVLAVLPFEVNANADTQYLKDSLPTLISDRLREAGFRVVGQKKILELIDKQGYEYLNLQSAKDMALLAGSGYSLYGSFSQIGEDLSLDVRLVEAFGMKPAVPLFVSKKGLINLLPAVDELVGKIKLELLSQDKIADVEVHGTRVLDKDVVMMRTNIKVGDIYTPSKINADLKNIYALGYFDDVKVKVSDVPGGKKVLFDVTEKPRIQAITVEGSDAIDSEDILAAVNTKKGAVLNPKVLSDDLNTLREMYRKEGYYKAKVDYSVEGEGAQARLNIKVDEGKKLYIEKIIIQGAEKLDPEEVKAQLALTERGWLSWFTKTGVLKEELLERDAAAILAYYGNRGFIDAKVGEPAVDIKDDGIYVTFQVSEGNRYKVGKVTLTGDLIVQKDKLRQVISADDMADGGEYLDRSVLREDMKALSDFYANFGYAYAEANIQFDADAETKTVDITFMIVKRQKVKVRRVIIEGNSKTRNNVILREMRLTDGDQFSGLKLQRSIVRLNKLDFFSEVDIEPVPTGDPSEMDLKVKVKDKNTGTVSGGIGYSTSDSVFVSAKITERNLFGRGWDFGLNGGWSSKNISYGLSFYNPRFGDTMWGTGMQTYWRDEDFDDYDKQTIGTAVEASYPVGEYTNFFSNYRLDFYTISEVSDDAADSIKEIEGDNWSSVVTAGFKRDTTNKAFNPSTGTLNTATIAMGGGVLMGDDSYVKYTYDSNYFTPVFWDLIFHWRGKLGFIHDNFGSGDIPIFERFYLGGINDVRGYDSREISPRDSTSDDRIGGNKMMFMNFELLFPINEEFGLVGVTFFDIGNSWDDGQSFFEDTKQADGSDLMLGLYKSIGAGVRWFSPMGPIRIEYGYALDNLDDSSRHKVEFSMGQFF; this is encoded by the coding sequence ATGTCCAGAATTAAAATTCTGTTTTTGCTGATTGCGGCAACTCTAGCATTTTCGCTCAATTTTGAAGCAGAAAAGGCACATGCGGAAGGCGCTTCCGATGTTGTACTTGCTGTGCTTCCATTTGAGGTAAATGCAAATGCGGATACTCAGTATCTTAAAGATAGTTTGCCAACCCTCATCTCTGATAGACTTCGTGAGGCAGGATTCAGAGTTGTTGGACAAAAGAAAATTCTCGAACTCATTGATAAGCAGGGTTATGAATACCTAAACTTGCAGTCCGCTAAGGACATGGCTCTGCTTGCTGGATCAGGTTACTCTCTCTATGGTAGTTTCAGCCAGATAGGTGAGGATCTCAGCTTAGATGTCCGCCTTGTTGAAGCCTTTGGGATGAAACCGGCTGTACCTCTGTTTGTGAGCAAAAAAGGTCTTATTAATCTTTTACCTGCTGTTGATGAACTTGTTGGTAAGATTAAATTAGAATTACTAAGTCAGGATAAAATCGCAGACGTTGAAGTTCACGGGACTAGAGTTCTCGATAAAGACGTTGTCATGATGCGCACTAACATAAAGGTTGGTGACATATATACTCCCTCCAAAATTAATGCTGATCTAAAAAATATTTACGCTCTCGGTTACTTTGATGATGTAAAAGTCAAAGTAAGTGATGTTCCCGGTGGTAAGAAAGTTCTCTTTGACGTTACTGAAAAACCTCGCATTCAGGCCATCACAGTTGAAGGTTCGGATGCCATTGATTCAGAAGACATACTTGCTGCTGTGAATACGAAAAAAGGGGCGGTTTTAAACCCCAAAGTATTATCCGACGATCTCAATACTCTTCGTGAAATGTACCGCAAAGAGGGCTACTATAAAGCCAAAGTTGACTATAGTGTAGAAGGGGAAGGAGCACAGGCTCGCCTTAATATTAAAGTTGACGAAGGAAAAAAACTCTACATTGAAAAGATCATTATTCAGGGAGCTGAAAAATTAGACCCTGAAGAAGTTAAAGCGCAGCTTGCTCTTACAGAGAGAGGTTGGCTTTCATGGTTTACTAAAACTGGAGTTTTGAAAGAAGAGCTACTTGAGCGCGACGCCGCTGCGATTCTCGCATATTACGGTAACCGCGGCTTTATTGATGCGAAAGTAGGTGAACCAGCTGTAGATATCAAAGACGATGGTATCTATGTAACTTTCCAGGTCTCAGAAGGTAATCGCTACAAAGTTGGTAAAGTTACTCTTACTGGTGATCTGATTGTCCAGAAAGATAAATTAAGACAAGTTATTTCTGCCGATGATATGGCTGATGGTGGCGAGTATCTTGATAGGTCTGTTCTTCGTGAAGACATGAAGGCGCTGTCAGATTTCTATGCCAATTTCGGTTACGCATATGCTGAAGCTAATATTCAGTTTGATGCTGATGCAGAAACCAAGACTGTTGATATCACCTTTATGATTGTAAAGCGTCAGAAGGTTAAGGTTCGCCGGGTTATTATTGAAGGTAATTCTAAAACCCGTAATAATGTTATTCTTCGCGAAATGCGTTTGACAGACGGGGATCAGTTCAGCGGACTGAAATTACAACGCTCAATTGTTAGGCTTAATAAACTAGACTTCTTCAGTGAAGTTGATATTGAGCCGGTTCCTACTGGTGACCCTAGCGAAATGGATTTGAAGGTTAAGGTTAAAGATAAAAACACTGGTACGGTTAGTGGTGGTATTGGTTACTCCACTTCAGACAGTGTGTTCGTTTCTGCTAAAATTACTGAAAGGAACTTGTTCGGACGCGGTTGGGACTTTGGTCTTAACGGTGGGTGGAGTTCAAAAAATATTAGTTACGGTCTTTCATTCTACAATCCTCGCTTCGGAGACACTATGTGGGGAACTGGGATGCAGACCTACTGGCGTGATGAAGATTTTGATGATTACGATAAACAGACGATTGGTACAGCTGTTGAAGCATCGTACCCTGTTGGTGAATATACCAATTTCTTTAGTAACTACCGCTTAGATTTCTATACTATTTCAGAAGTCTCTGATGATGCTGCTGATTCAATTAAAGAAATTGAAGGAGATAACTGGTCCAGTGTTGTAACTGCTGGTTTTAAAAGGGATACAACTAATAAGGCCTTCAATCCTTCAACTGGTACTCTAAATACCGCGACGATTGCCATGGGTGGTGGGGTGTTGATGGGTGATGACTCTTACGTTAAATACACCTATGACTCTAACTACTTTACTCCTGTATTCTGGGATTTGATCTTTCACTGGAGAGGTAAACTTGGATTTATCCATGATAACTTCGGCAGTGGCGATATTCCTATCTTCGAAAGATTTTATCTTGGTGGCATAAATGATGTCCGTGGTTATGACTCTAGAGAGATATCTCCTCGTGATAGTACTTCCGATGACCGTATTGGTGGTAACAAGATGATGTTCATGAACTTTGAACTTCTCTTCCCGATCAATGAAGAATTCGGACTTGTTGGTGTTACTTTCTTCGATATTGGTAACTCTTGGGATGATGGTCAGAGCTTTTTCGAAGATACTAAACAAGCTGACGGAAGCGATCTCATGTTAGGATTGTACAAAAGTATTGGTGCTGGTGTACGTTGGTTCTCACCAATGGGACCAATTAGAATTGAATATGGCTATGCACTTGATAATCTTGACGACAGTAGTCGTCACAAAGTTGAATTCTCTATGGGACAGTTCTTTTAA
- a CDS encoding lipoprotein-releasing ABC transporter permease subunit has protein sequence MKFELFVALRYLFTLRKNSFISVISLFAVCGVAIGVAALIVVIGVMNGFTNDLRDKILGVNAHIIVTAYDGTLDNYHHMADGIEKLKGVTGVTPFIYSEVMLSAGGGVKGVVLRGLDSTSAKGILSLPGDIVSGGVECLSKDSKIPEIVIGNQLAKRLGLVIGDSVNLLSPTGKRSAAGFTPKVRMFKVGGVFRTGMYEYDSSLAYISNKAAQKLLGFKRDFVSGLEIRVDDVYAVEEIGKLMKKELSGYPVQIKNWQQMNANLFAALKLEKTAMFIILAMIVLVGSFSIITTLVMLVMQKTRDIAVLMSMGATSGSIKRIFMWQGTLIGLIGTSLGYLIGVPVALLLKKYQFIKLPSNVYPVDYLPIRMDPLDLTIIGVSAFLLCFLATLYPANQAAALEPAKALRYE, from the coding sequence ATGAAATTTGAATTGTTCGTCGCTTTAAGATATTTATTCACTCTGAGGAAGAACTCCTTCATCTCAGTGATATCTCTCTTTGCTGTATGCGGCGTTGCAATTGGTGTTGCGGCACTGATAGTTGTGATTGGGGTTATGAATGGATTTACTAATGACCTACGAGATAAGATTCTCGGGGTTAACGCTCACATTATTGTGACCGCATATGATGGTACTTTAGATAACTATCACCATATGGCAGATGGTATTGAAAAACTGAAGGGCGTTACAGGCGTAACGCCCTTCATTTATTCTGAGGTGATGCTTTCCGCTGGTGGTGGAGTTAAGGGCGTTGTTTTACGTGGCCTTGATTCTACTTCGGCAAAAGGTATTCTCAGCCTTCCTGGCGATATTGTTTCCGGCGGTGTGGAGTGTTTGTCAAAAGATAGTAAAATTCCTGAAATTGTAATCGGCAACCAGTTAGCTAAAAGGCTTGGTCTGGTTATCGGGGATTCCGTCAATTTGCTTTCGCCTACAGGTAAGCGCAGTGCGGCTGGGTTTACGCCCAAAGTTCGTATGTTTAAGGTTGGCGGAGTTTTTAGAACAGGCATGTATGAGTATGATTCTTCCCTTGCTTACATAAGTAATAAGGCTGCTCAGAAATTGCTTGGGTTCAAACGGGACTTTGTTTCCGGTCTTGAGATTCGTGTAGACGATGTTTATGCGGTTGAGGAGATCGGTAAGCTTATGAAGAAAGAGCTTTCCGGGTATCCTGTGCAGATTAAGAATTGGCAGCAGATGAATGCGAATTTATTTGCTGCATTGAAGCTTGAAAAAACCGCAATGTTCATCATTCTAGCAATGATTGTTCTAGTCGGATCTTTCAGCATTATTACAACTCTTGTTATGCTTGTTATGCAAAAGACAAGGGATATTGCGGTGTTGATGTCTATGGGCGCAACGTCGGGAAGTATTAAAAGAATTTTCATGTGGCAGGGAACGTTGATTGGTTTGATAGGGACGTCTCTGGGATATCTAATAGGTGTGCCGGTCGCGTTGCTATTAAAGAAATATCAATTTATTAAACTGCCCAGTAATGTTTATCCCGTTGATTATCTTCCTATAAGGATGGATCCACTGGATTTAACTATTATTGGTGTTTCGGCATTTTTGCTTTGTTTTCTTGCAACGCTGTATCCTGCGAATCAGGCTGCTGCGTTGGAACCTGCGAAGGCTTTGAGATATGAGTAA
- a CDS encoding ABC transporter ATP-binding protein, translating to MSNLLYELADIGKDFEGPTETIEVLKNINLNVEEGESLAIIGSSGSGKTTLLHILGTLDTASRGNIDFAGMRFNDMPAEKRAKVRNREIGFIFQFHHLLPEFTTLENVALPAMVAGISQKEASDMAREALLLVGLEDRLAHRVTTLSGGERQRVAIARAVLLKPKVLLADEPTGNLDEKTGRQIGEMLTSLNEELGMTLIVVTHNMELAGTMKRRLELRSGELYVQN from the coding sequence ATGAGTAATTTACTTTATGAACTTGCTGATATCGGGAAAGATTTCGAAGGACCGACTGAAACAATCGAAGTTCTTAAGAACATAAATTTGAATGTTGAAGAAGGCGAATCGCTCGCGATCATAGGCTCTTCAGGATCAGGAAAAACTACTTTGCTCCATATATTAGGTACACTTGATACCGCGAGTAGAGGTAATATTGATTTTGCAGGGATGCGATTTAATGATATGCCTGCTGAAAAGAGGGCAAAAGTAAGAAACCGCGAAATAGGCTTTATTTTTCAGTTTCATCATCTTTTGCCTGAGTTTACTACGCTTGAAAATGTCGCGCTTCCTGCCATGGTGGCCGGAATAAGTCAGAAAGAGGCTTCGGATATGGCTCGTGAGGCCCTTTTGCTTGTTGGTCTTGAAGATCGGCTGGCACATAGGGTCACCACTCTTTCTGGCGGGGAAAGGCAGAGAGTTGCTATAGCTAGAGCTGTTTTGCTTAAGCCGAAAGTTTTATTGGCTGACGAGCCGACTGGAAATTTAGATGAGAAGACAGGAAGACAGATCGGTGAGATGCTGACTTCTTTAAATGAAGAATTAGGAATGACTCTTATAGTTGTGACCCATAATATGGAATTAGCCGGTACTATGAAGCGCCGGCTTGAGTTGCGTTCCGGAGAACTTTATGTCCAGAATTAA
- the lpxA gene encoding acyl-ACP--UDP-N-acetylglucosamine O-acyltransferase, whose amino-acid sequence MTTGIHPSAIVSSGAKIGENVTIGPFCVVEDNTVIGDDCFLDSYVQIKSFTHMGKGNSIHSNAVLGDAPQDLGFKGDETTLVIGDNNIFREFVTVNRGTVKGGGCTSIADNCMLMAYVHVAHDCSLGNNVIIANSSNLAGHVEVGDHVTISGMSGIHQFIRIGEYAFLGGMSGFAKDLPPYMLATGVRGVLHGPNSIGLKRHGFNSKTRMAIKKAYRIIFRSGLTRDESLEMAENELGTVPEVMKLIKFIRESERGVCPADRGPE is encoded by the coding sequence GTGACAACAGGCATTCATCCAAGCGCAATTGTCTCTTCTGGAGCAAAAATCGGTGAAAATGTCACTATTGGGCCTTTTTGTGTTGTTGAAGATAATACTGTTATCGGTGACGACTGCTTTTTGGATTCTTATGTTCAAATTAAGTCCTTCACCCATATGGGGAAAGGTAATTCTATCCATTCAAACGCAGTTCTCGGAGATGCTCCGCAGGACCTCGGGTTTAAGGGCGACGAAACAACTCTTGTGATTGGAGATAACAATATTTTCAGAGAGTTCGTTACTGTTAACCGCGGAACTGTTAAAGGCGGCGGTTGCACTAGTATAGCTGATAACTGCATGCTTATGGCATACGTTCATGTAGCCCATGACTGTTCACTCGGTAACAATGTTATTATCGCGAATTCTTCAAACCTTGCCGGTCACGTTGAGGTTGGAGATCATGTCACAATTAGCGGTATGTCAGGCATTCATCAGTTCATTCGTATCGGGGAATATGCATTCCTTGGTGGTATGTCTGGTTTTGCAAAAGATCTACCTCCTTATATGTTGGCGACTGGTGTGCGTGGAGTTCTGCATGGGCCGAATTCTATAGGACTTAAAAGGCATGGTTTTAATTCTAAAACCCGTATGGCTATCAAAAAAGCGTACAGAATAATTTTCCGTTCAGGGCTTACTCGTGACGAGTCCCTTGAAATGGCTGAAAATGAGCTCGGAACCGTTCCTGAAGTCATGAAGCTAATAAAATTTATTCGTGAAAGCGAACGTGGAGTATGTCCGGCGGATCGCGGACCAGAATAG
- a CDS encoding LpxI family protein: MSTVETIGLIAGGGQFPLLVAKGAAAQGHRVVAVSFKGHSNDDVHNIVDNWKELKLGQLTKLVNFFLENGVTQVVMAGTISKPKAFDMRPDLRTAKMLFRLATKGDDVLLRAITREFESDGFKVVGPHVYAPELLTPAGLLTKRVPNEMEANDLVVGWKSARELGRLDIGQCVIVKDGVITAVEAIEGTDAAVKRGCSHGGKGCTIVKVFKPGQEDRVDMPSIGYRTVQGMKDNGATCLGVEAGKSLFFDLDKSIKFANKHKITIVGLTEEWFEEK; this comes from the coding sequence ATGAGTACAGTTGAAACCATAGGACTTATTGCCGGAGGGGGACAATTCCCCCTTCTGGTTGCTAAAGGAGCTGCTGCACAGGGACACCGTGTTGTGGCTGTTTCTTTTAAGGGGCACTCAAACGATGATGTTCATAATATCGTTGATAATTGGAAAGAACTTAAACTTGGTCAATTAACCAAGCTTGTTAATTTTTTTCTTGAAAACGGTGTTACGCAAGTCGTCATGGCTGGAACAATCAGTAAGCCGAAAGCTTTTGATATGCGTCCAGATTTACGTACTGCTAAAATGCTTTTCAGGCTCGCTACAAAGGGTGATGATGTCCTTCTCAGGGCCATTACTCGCGAGTTTGAATCCGATGGTTTCAAAGTTGTAGGTCCGCATGTTTATGCTCCTGAATTACTTACACCGGCTGGCTTATTAACCAAGCGTGTACCTAACGAAATGGAAGCGAATGATTTGGTTGTTGGCTGGAAAAGTGCTCGTGAATTAGGACGTCTTGATATCGGCCAGTGCGTTATAGTCAAAGACGGTGTTATTACCGCCGTAGAGGCTATTGAAGGAACTGATGCCGCCGTAAAGCGCGGATGCTCTCACGGCGGCAAAGGTTGTACAATCGTCAAGGTTTTTAAACCTGGACAAGAGGACCGCGTCGATATGCCTTCAATCGGTTATAGAACCGTACAAGGCATGAAAGATAACGGTGCAACTTGCCTAGGTGTTGAAGCCGGAAAAAGCCTTTTCTTTGATTTAGACAAATCTATTAAGTTTGCAAATAAACATAAAATTACCATAGTTGGACTTACTGAAGAATGGTTCGAAGAAAAGTAA